From Verrucomicrobia bacterium S94, the proteins below share one genomic window:
- a CDS encoding DUF5107 domain-containing protein: protein MSKISAKRETLTLLTYGLGEPEKNPLFFEKRVYQGSCGKVYPVPFVDKVFDEPEPQKYDAVHLENNYVRLVMLPEIGGRIFLGQDKVNNDYDFFYRQEEIKPALVGLAGPWLSGGVEFNWPQHHRPGTYMPTDVEIEEEACGARTVWMSEHDPLNRMKGMHGIRIQSDSALIELKARIYNRTPFMQTFLWWANVAAEVHDNYQSFFPPDVHYVADHAVRAQSSFPIAENDYYGVDYACRPGANDLSWYKNIPVPTSYMVCDTDFDFFGGYDYDAQGGFIHVANKHISPGKKQWTWGNEEFGWAWDRELTDRIGPPGRAAPYVELMAGVYTDNQPDFTYLMPYETKTFSQYWWPYKKIGPVQNATKDAAVRLVRNGDGSLDLGAVASRRIDGARIVLRAGETVLLEETVDLSPDQPWHRPAFKFVGDDFQSLELSVEGFIAYRPVEVDEQQRKRDVATEPPMPEEIQTVEELYLTAEHLEQNRHPTRYPEIYWDEILRRDPADVRTNIAYGRRKLNQGLLNEAATYFETAIKRLTRRHPNPYTGEAHYYLGLVRRFQGLEKEAYAAFYKSTWNYEWRAAAYYELAMLDCKKGEFFKALEHCEASLDTNRQNNKALVLKALAMNKLGKDGSRELKALLKTDPLDHWARHASGDIAGFLAKTRNDAQTVLDVAYDYADAGFVDEAIQVLELHHAHDVQHVAVPNPLSTSQLTHYALARLKNDFQTLEKARALSPDYMFPSRLQDQLTLEWAVTHGSDAETVPQASRLPDRNAAYGLGNYYFDKKRYEDAIACWEKIEGFATAYRNLGIAYWNVRNDGEAARTAYLRALELAPSDARIFAEFDQLRAKLGDSAEERLNTLQANRALVDERDDCSVALAELFNATGQPEKALDLVLNRRFHPWEGGEGKVLKQYTTARLLLGRSALERGNAEEALEHFERAMQPPENLGEAYHLLQAKADVNYWKGKALRALGREAEAVDQFEASANEAGDFQSMAVTEHSELSYYRGLSLVELGRIQEAEALFADLKTFAEREMSKSATIDYFATSLPLLLVFEDDLDQTRQAEMKHLISLADQGLERIADEKTVC, encoded by the coding sequence TTTTGATGAACCGGAACCGCAGAAATATGATGCGGTTCATCTGGAAAATAATTATGTCCGTCTGGTGATGCTGCCGGAAATCGGCGGGCGTATTTTTCTGGGGCAGGACAAGGTGAATAACGACTACGATTTCTTTTACCGGCAGGAGGAAATCAAGCCGGCGCTCGTGGGGCTCGCCGGGCCGTGGCTTTCCGGGGGCGTGGAATTCAACTGGCCGCAGCATCATCGCCCCGGCACCTACATGCCGACGGATGTGGAAATTGAAGAAGAAGCGTGCGGCGCGCGTACGGTCTGGATGTCGGAACACGATCCGCTCAACCGAATGAAAGGAATGCATGGTATCCGGATTCAGTCGGACAGCGCATTGATTGAGCTGAAAGCGCGGATTTATAATCGTACGCCGTTCATGCAGACGTTTCTGTGGTGGGCGAATGTGGCGGCCGAAGTGCACGATAACTATCAGAGTTTCTTCCCGCCCGACGTGCATTATGTGGCTGATCACGCTGTGCGGGCGCAGAGTTCTTTTCCGATTGCGGAGAACGATTATTACGGTGTCGATTATGCCTGTCGTCCGGGAGCCAATGATCTGAGCTGGTATAAAAATATTCCGGTGCCGACCAGCTATATGGTGTGCGATACGGATTTCGATTTTTTCGGCGGTTACGATTATGATGCACAGGGCGGATTCATTCATGTGGCCAATAAGCATATTTCCCCCGGGAAAAAACAGTGGACGTGGGGGAACGAGGAATTCGGCTGGGCGTGGGATCGGGAGCTGACGGATCGTATCGGCCCGCCCGGCCGGGCGGCGCCGTATGTTGAGCTGATGGCCGGAGTCTATACCGACAACCAACCGGATTTTACCTATCTGATGCCGTACGAAACCAAGACCTTTTCGCAATATTGGTGGCCCTATAAAAAGATCGGCCCGGTGCAGAATGCCACAAAGGATGCGGCTGTGCGTCTGGTGCGGAATGGGGACGGTTCGCTGGACCTCGGTGCGGTGGCTTCCCGCAGGATAGATGGCGCCCGGATTGTGCTGCGTGCCGGGGAAACGGTGCTGCTGGAAGAAACTGTTGATCTGTCGCCGGATCAGCCCTGGCATCGGCCGGCTTTCAAATTCGTTGGAGATGATTTCCAATCCCTGGAACTTTCGGTGGAAGGTTTTATTGCCTATCGGCCGGTTGAGGTGGATGAGCAGCAGCGTAAACGTGATGTAGCCACAGAACCGCCGATGCCGGAGGAGATCCAGACGGTGGAGGAACTTTACCTGACGGCGGAGCATCTGGAACAGAACCGGCATCCAACGCGCTATCCGGAAATCTACTGGGATGAAATTCTGCGCCGCGATCCGGCGGATGTGCGCACGAATATAGCCTACGGCCGCCGGAAGCTGAATCAGGGCTTGCTGAACGAAGCGGCGACTTATTTTGAAACGGCCATCAAACGGCTGACCCGCCGTCATCCGAATCCATACACCGGCGAGGCGCACTACTATCTTGGATTGGTCCGTCGTTTCCAGGGGTTGGAAAAAGAGGCTTATGCCGCTTTTTATAAATCAACCTGGAACTATGAATGGCGCGCGGCGGCTTATTATGAACTGGCGATGCTCGATTGTAAAAAAGGTGAATTTTTCAAAGCATTGGAGCATTGCGAGGCGTCGCTCGATACCAACCGGCAGAACAATAAAGCGCTGGTGCTGAAAGCATTGGCTATGAATAAGCTCGGGAAGGATGGTTCCCGAGAGCTGAAAGCGCTGCTCAAAACCGATCCGCTCGATCACTGGGCGCGGCATGCTTCCGGCGATATTGCCGGTTTCCTTGCGAAAACCCGCAACGATGCACAGACGGTGCTGGATGTGGCGTATGATTATGCCGATGCCGGTTTTGTGGACGAAGCCATTCAGGTGCTGGAACTGCATCATGCTCATGACGTTCAGCACGTAGCGGTACCGAACCCGCTTTCAACATCGCAGCTGACGCACTATGCGCTGGCCCGGTTGAAGAACGATTTCCAGACCTTGGAAAAAGCGCGTGCGTTGTCGCCGGACTATATGTTCCCGTCACGGCTGCAGGATCAGCTGACGCTGGAGTGGGCCGTGACGCATGGAAGTGATGCAGAAACCGTACCGCAGGCGTCCCGCCTGCCCGACCGCAACGCGGCTTACGGGCTGGGAAATTATTATTTTGATAAAAAACGGTATGAAGATGCGATAGCCTGCTGGGAAAAGATCGAGGGTTTTGCGACGGCGTATCGCAACCTCGGTATTGCGTACTGGAACGTTCGTAATGACGGCGAAGCGGCGCGGACGGCTTATCTTCGGGCACTGGAGCTGGCTCCGTCGGACGCACGCATTTTTGCTGAGTTTGATCAGCTTCGTGCAAAGCTGGGTGATTCGGCGGAAGAGCGCCTGAACACGTTGCAGGCAAACCGTGCCCTGGTGGACGAACGGGACGACTGTTCGGTGGCTTTGGCGGAGCTGTTCAATGCGACGGGGCAGCCGGAAAAGGCACTGGATCTTGTTTTAAACCGTCGGTTCCATCCCTGGGAAGGCGGCGAGGGCAAAGTGCTGAAACAGTATACAACCGCACGACTGCTTCTCGGGCGGTCGGCGCTTGAACGCGGGAATGCGGAAGAGGCGCTTGAACATTTTGAGCGGGCGATGCAGCCCCCGGAAAATCTGGGCGAAGCCTATCATCTGCTGCAGGCCAAAGCGGATGTGAACTACTGGAAGGGGAAAGCGCTGCGTGCTCTCGGTCGTGAGGCGGAAGCGGTGGATCAGTTCGAGGCCAGTGCAAATGAAGCGGGCGATTTCCAGTCCATGGCGGTGACGGAGCATTCCGAGCTCTCCTATTATCGCGGTCTGTCACTGGTGGAACTCGGGCGGATTCAGGAGGCGGAAGCTTTGTTTGCCGATCTAAAGACATTCGCGGAACGTGAAATGAGCAAGTCCGCAACGATCGATTATTTTGCAACGTCATTGCCGCTGCTGCTGGTCTTTGAAGATGATCTGGATCAGACCCGGCAGGCGGAAATGAAGCATCTGATTTCGCTGGCGGATCAGGGGCTGGAGCGTATTGCTGACGAAAAAACGGTTTGTTAA